One region of Bradyrhizobium betae genomic DNA includes:
- a CDS encoding ABC transporter permease — protein MTAASLTGADAKPEVSLKRRLKQAERARQLKAFALVGPLLLFLLFTFAGPIAGMLWRAVDDREVRQVLPQTVAALADWNGKDLPDEKAYAALASDIMAARAAGTIAIAAKRLNYALNGFRTILTGTARNLKAMPEPGTARETLGKINPAWRERTTWTTIRDASGPVTGFYLLAALDLTRNVDGAVVSASPDQAIYRDVFARTFLISLSVTALCLILGFPVAYLLATLPPGRSNLLMIFVLLPFWTSLLVRTCAWIVLLQSNGIVNDSLHWLGIIEQPLRLIYNRFGVCVAMTHVLLPFMILPLYSSMKAISPAYMRAAASLGAPPVTAFLRIYLPQTLPGIGAGSLLVFILALGYYITPALVGGAADQMISYFIALYTTETANWGLASALGAVLLLATLLLALVYGKLVQGQQVTGGMKN, from the coding sequence ATGACAGCAGCGTCCCTCACCGGCGCCGATGCCAAGCCCGAGGTGTCGCTCAAGCGGCGCCTGAAGCAGGCCGAACGCGCGCGCCAGCTCAAGGCGTTCGCGCTCGTCGGGCCGCTGCTGCTGTTCCTGCTCTTCACCTTCGCGGGCCCGATCGCCGGCATGCTGTGGCGCGCGGTCGACGACCGCGAGGTGCGTCAGGTTCTGCCGCAAACGGTCGCTGCTCTCGCCGACTGGAACGGCAAGGACCTGCCGGACGAAAAGGCCTACGCGGCGCTGGCCAGCGACATCATGGCGGCGCGTGCCGCCGGCACCATCGCCATCGCAGCCAAGCGGCTCAACTACGCCCTGAACGGCTTCCGCACGATCCTCACCGGCACGGCACGTAATCTGAAGGCGATGCCGGAGCCCGGTACGGCCAGGGAGACGCTCGGCAAGATCAACCCGGCCTGGCGCGAGCGCACCACCTGGACCACGATCAGGGACGCCAGCGGCCCGGTGACCGGCTTCTACCTGCTGGCAGCGCTCGACCTGACGCGGAACGTGGACGGCGCGGTCGTCTCGGCCTCGCCGGATCAGGCCATCTACCGCGACGTCTTTGCCCGTACCTTCCTCATCAGCCTCAGCGTAACGGCACTCTGCCTGATCCTCGGCTTCCCGGTCGCGTACCTGCTGGCGACGCTGCCGCCCGGCCGGTCGAATCTGTTGATGATCTTCGTCCTGCTGCCGTTCTGGACCTCGCTTCTGGTCCGCACCTGCGCCTGGATCGTGCTGTTGCAGAGCAACGGCATCGTCAACGACAGCCTGCACTGGCTCGGCATCATCGAACAGCCGCTGCGGCTGATCTACAACCGCTTCGGTGTCTGCGTGGCCATGACCCACGTTCTCCTGCCGTTCATGATCCTGCCGCTGTACAGCAGCATGAAGGCGATCTCGCCTGCCTACATGCGTGCCGCCGCCTCGCTCGGTGCGCCGCCGGTCACCGCCTTTCTGCGCATCTACCTGCCGCAAACCCTGCCCGGCATCGGCGCTGGAAGCCTGCTCGTCTTCATCCTGGCGCTCGGCTACTACATCACGCCCGCGCTCGTCGGCGGCGCCGCCGACCAGATGATCAGCTATTTCATCGCGCTCTACACGACGGAGACGGCCAACTGGGGACTCGCCTCGGCGCTGGGCGCGGTGTTGCTGCTCGCCACCCTTCTGCTTGCTCTCGTCTACGGCAAGCTGGTGCAGGGACAGCAGGTCACGGGAGGCATGAAGAATTGA
- a CDS encoding ABC transporter substrate-binding protein, which translates to MLKRKTGRIALGFAAAFSASAALANVAQARDLTVVSWGGAYQDAQKKVYFEPFKKAAGVAMNDESWDGGVGVLRAKVQGGAATWDVVQVESDELAVGCEEGLYEKLDYSRIGGEAVYIPPSVNPCGVGAILYDFVLGYDKDKLKQAPGGWADFFDTKKIPGKRALRQGPKTTLEIALMADGVAPKDVYKVLATDEGVERAFKKLDTIKGDIVWWKAGAQPPQLLASGEVVMTSVYNGRIDTANKNDKKNFGMVWDGALFTLDSWVILKGSPNKDAAYKFLDFAGKAENQSKLSENIAYGTSNKDAAGKLPPAVLKDLPTAPDNIKNAVEINVAFWLENIDRLTERFNKWAAK; encoded by the coding sequence ATGCTGAAGCGCAAGACTGGCAGGATTGCTTTGGGGTTCGCAGCGGCGTTCAGCGCCAGCGCTGCGCTGGCCAATGTCGCGCAGGCGCGTGACCTGACCGTCGTGTCATGGGGCGGCGCGTATCAGGATGCCCAGAAGAAGGTCTATTTCGAGCCGTTCAAGAAGGCCGCCGGTGTTGCGATGAACGACGAGTCCTGGGACGGCGGTGTCGGCGTTTTGCGCGCCAAGGTGCAGGGTGGCGCCGCCACCTGGGACGTCGTTCAGGTCGAGAGCGACGAACTCGCGGTCGGCTGTGAAGAGGGCCTGTACGAGAAGCTGGATTATTCCAGGATCGGCGGCGAGGCCGTCTATATCCCGCCGTCGGTCAACCCCTGCGGCGTCGGCGCCATCCTCTATGATTTCGTGCTCGGCTACGACAAGGACAAGCTGAAGCAGGCCCCGGGCGGCTGGGCCGACTTCTTCGACACCAAGAAGATTCCGGGCAAGCGCGCCCTGCGTCAAGGCCCGAAGACCACGCTGGAGATCGCCCTGATGGCCGACGGCGTCGCACCGAAGGACGTCTACAAGGTGCTGGCGACCGACGAAGGCGTCGAGCGCGCCTTCAAGAAACTGGACACCATCAAGGGCGACATCGTCTGGTGGAAGGCCGGTGCCCAGCCGCCGCAATTGCTCGCCTCCGGCGAGGTGGTGATGACGTCGGTCTACAATGGCCGCATCGACACCGCGAACAAGAACGACAAGAAGAACTTCGGCATGGTGTGGGACGGCGCGCTGTTCACGCTCGACAGCTGGGTCATCCTGAAGGGAAGTCCGAACAAGGACGCGGCCTACAAGTTCCTCGACTTCGCGGGCAAGGCGGAGAACCAGTCGAAACTGTCGGAAAACATCGCCTACGGCACCTCGAACAAGGATGCAGCAGGCAAGCTGCCGCCAGCCGTTCTGAAAGACCTGCCGACCGCCCCTGACAACATCAAGAACGCGGTCGAGATCAACGTGGCCTTCTGGCTCGAGAACATCGATCGGCTGACCGAGCGCTTCAACAAATGGGCCGCGAAATAA
- a CDS encoding ABC transporter ATP-binding protein produces the protein MDAGLVTPSPALVRFSGIQKTYDGEHLVVKNLDLDIRKGEFITLLGPSGSGKTTTLMMLAGFEVPTQGEIYLAERPIRNVPPHKRDIGMVFQNYALFPHLTIAENIAFPLSVRGTNKAEAQERVSAALRMIKMETLAHRRPGQLSGGQQQRVALARALVFNPQLVLMDEPLGALDKRLREQMQLEIKQLHETMGITIVYVTHDQSEALTMSDRIAVFNDGIVQQIDRPDTLYENPVNSFVAHFIGENNVLTGTVETIDKQYCRVVLAGGGTVTARVVNVSAAGASTSLSVRPERIAIIPEGNSSDGPNRLPARVRNTIYLGDHALAVLDVAGNGEFMVKLQPGAHGELRHGDSVFISFRPEDCLALDPV, from the coding sequence ATGGACGCCGGCTTGGTCACGCCTTCGCCGGCACTGGTACGGTTTTCCGGCATTCAGAAGACCTATGATGGCGAGCACCTCGTGGTGAAGAACCTCGATCTCGACATCAGGAAGGGCGAGTTCATCACGCTGCTCGGCCCGTCGGGCTCGGGCAAGACGACCACGCTGATGATGCTGGCCGGCTTCGAGGTTCCGACCCAGGGCGAGATCTACCTCGCGGAACGGCCGATCAGGAACGTGCCGCCGCACAAGCGCGACATCGGCATGGTGTTCCAGAACTATGCCTTGTTCCCGCACCTGACGATCGCGGAGAACATCGCCTTCCCGCTGTCCGTTCGCGGGACCAACAAGGCCGAAGCGCAGGAGCGCGTCAGCGCGGCGTTGCGGATGATCAAGATGGAAACCCTGGCGCACCGGCGGCCCGGGCAGCTCTCGGGCGGTCAGCAGCAGCGCGTGGCGCTGGCCCGCGCGCTGGTTTTCAATCCGCAACTGGTGCTGATGGACGAGCCGCTCGGCGCCCTGGACAAGCGCCTGCGGGAACAGATGCAGCTGGAGATCAAGCAACTGCACGAGACGATGGGCATCACGATCGTCTATGTCACCCACGATCAGAGTGAAGCGCTCACCATGTCGGACCGCATCGCCGTGTTCAACGACGGCATCGTGCAGCAGATCGACAGGCCGGACACGCTGTACGAGAATCCGGTGAACAGCTTCGTGGCCCATTTCATCGGCGAGAACAACGTGCTGACCGGAACGGTCGAGACGATCGACAAGCAATATTGTCGGGTCGTGTTAGCCGGGGGCGGCACCGTGACCGCACGGGTGGTCAATGTATCAGCCGCGGGCGCATCGACCTCGCTGTCGGTGCGGCCGGAGCGGATCGCCATCATTCCGGAGGGCAACTCCAGCGACGGACCGAACCGGCTACCGGCCAGGGTGCGAAACACCATCTATCTCGGCGACCACGCGCTTGCCGTGCTCGATGTCGCCGGCAACGGGGAGTTCATGGTCAAGCTTCAGCCGGGGGCGCATGGCGAATTGAGGCATGGGGACAGCGTGTTCATCAGCTTTCGTCCCGAGGACTGCCTGGCCCTCGATCCCGTCTGA
- a CDS encoding DUF4403 family protein — protein sequence MRLALNLKTVLIAVAVLAVSFFVSLKAMDWLSPRATNSAPPVAQLPPLPPVAKSSIVVAPVAIALSAIRDQAEKAAPRNFAGKADNPISQILENADIGWSAVRGPMSAAGDKDVLTISTPLNGKLNVTGSLSSKATGALGDALGSVLGGDAAKRIGAVNIKNLNASAEIRGNVIVTSRPKLAANWHLEPNLGAQVNLGDTNLNVAGAKVNVPAQVKPLIDKNVGEQINVVSERIRNDPSLRDNAKLQWAKACRSIPLQGSGASAALPPLWLEMKPVRAIAAQPRVDAQNVTLLLGLELETRVTSTPTKPDCPFPEKISIVPPTGTGVNIGVPIDVPFTEINKLIAAQMVGHTYPEDGSGPVDVTVKSVNVVPSGERLLISLLVRAKEKKSWLGLGAEATVHIWGRPMLDQAQQTLRLADIQLAVESEAAFGLLGAAARAVVPQLQQTLVQKATLDLKPIAANAREKITAAIADYQKSEDGIKVDANISSLTLADIAFDSRTLRVVAEAGGTLNVFVTKLSGM from the coding sequence ATGCGACTCGCGTTGAATCTGAAGACTGTTCTGATCGCCGTGGCGGTGCTCGCGGTGTCGTTTTTCGTCAGCCTGAAGGCGATGGACTGGCTGTCGCCGCGCGCGACGAATTCAGCGCCGCCGGTCGCGCAATTGCCGCCACTGCCCCCGGTCGCGAAGAGCTCGATCGTGGTCGCGCCGGTCGCGATTGCGCTGTCGGCGATCCGCGACCAGGCGGAGAAAGCCGCGCCGCGCAATTTCGCCGGCAAGGCCGATAATCCAATCTCGCAGATCCTGGAGAATGCCGACATCGGCTGGTCCGCCGTGCGCGGGCCGATGTCGGCCGCCGGCGACAAGGACGTGCTGACGATCTCGACGCCGCTCAACGGCAAGCTGAACGTGACGGGTTCGCTGTCGTCGAAAGCCACCGGCGCGCTCGGCGACGCCCTCGGCAGCGTGCTCGGCGGTGACGCGGCGAAACGGATCGGCGCGGTCAACATCAAGAATTTGAACGCCAGCGCCGAGATCAGGGGCAACGTCATCGTCACCTCGCGCCCGAAGCTCGCGGCGAACTGGCATCTCGAGCCCAATCTCGGGGCGCAGGTCAATCTCGGCGACACCAACCTCAACGTCGCCGGCGCCAAGGTCAACGTGCCGGCGCAGGTGAAGCCGCTGATCGACAAGAACGTCGGCGAGCAGATCAACGTCGTCTCCGAGCGCATCCGCAACGATCCCTCGCTGCGCGACAATGCAAAGCTGCAATGGGCCAAGGCCTGCCGCTCCATTCCGCTGCAGGGCTCCGGCGCCTCCGCCGCGCTGCCGCCGCTCTGGCTGGAGATGAAGCCGGTCCGCGCCATCGCGGCGCAGCCGCGCGTCGACGCGCAGAACGTGACGCTGCTGCTCGGACTCGAGCTCGAGACGCGCGTGACCTCGACGCCGACCAAGCCGGACTGTCCGTTCCCCGAAAAAATCTCGATCGTGCCGCCGACCGGCACCGGCGTGAACATCGGCGTGCCGATCGACGTGCCCTTCACCGAGATCAACAAGCTGATCGCGGCACAGATGGTCGGCCACACCTATCCCGAGGACGGCTCCGGCCCGGTCGACGTCACCGTGAAGAGCGTCAACGTGGTCCCGTCGGGCGAGCGGCTGCTGATCTCGCTGCTGGTGCGCGCGAAGGAGAAGAAGAGCTGGCTCGGTCTCGGCGCGGAGGCCACCGTGCACATCTGGGGCCGGCCGATGCTCGACCAGGCGCAGCAGACGTTGCGGCTCGCCGACATTCAGCTCGCAGTGGAATCCGAGGCGGCCTTCGGCCTTTTGGGCGCCGCCGCGCGCGCCGTCGTGCCGCAGCTCCAGCAGACGCTGGTGCAGAAGGCGACGCTCGACCTCAAGCCGATCGCCGCCAATGCGCGCGAGAAGATCACAGCCGCGATCGCCGACTACCAGAAGAGCGAAGACGGCATCAAGGTCGATGCCAACATCAGCAGCCTGACGCTCGCCGACATCGCCTTCGACTCCAGGACGCTGCGCGTCGTCGCCGAAGCCGGCGGCACGCTGAATGTGTTTGTGACGAAGCTGTCGGGGATGTAG
- a CDS encoding PQQ-binding-like beta-propeller repeat protein, with protein MKRSAAEIVREYGPFAGVEAAHGVTYDGTHVWFASGDRLNAVDPDSGKIDRSIDVAAHAGTAFDGRHLFQIAEDRIQKIDAATGKVLSTIPAPGGGGDSGLAWAEGSLWVGQYRERKIHQVDPGTGRVLRTIESKRFVTGVTWVDGELWHGTWEGEESDLRRIDPETGKVLEQLDLPAGTMVSGLESDGGDRLFCGGGSRGNVRAVRRPRRG; from the coding sequence ATGAAGCGTTCAGCCGCCGAGATCGTCAGGGAATACGGGCCGTTTGCGGGCGTCGAGGCCGCGCATGGCGTCACCTATGACGGCACACATGTCTGGTTCGCATCCGGAGATAGATTGAACGCCGTCGATCCGGACAGCGGCAAGATCGACCGCTCCATCGACGTTGCCGCGCATGCGGGAACGGCGTTCGACGGCAGGCACCTGTTCCAGATCGCCGAGGACCGCATCCAGAAGATCGATGCGGCGACCGGCAAGGTGCTCTCCACGATTCCGGCGCCGGGCGGCGGCGGCGATTCCGGACTGGCCTGGGCCGAGGGGTCGCTCTGGGTCGGCCAATATCGCGAGCGCAAGATCCACCAGGTCGATCCCGGAACAGGAAGGGTTCTCCGCACCATCGAAAGCAAGCGCTTCGTCACCGGCGTGACCTGGGTTGACGGCGAGCTCTGGCACGGCACCTGGGAGGGCGAGGAAAGCGATCTGCGCCGGATCGATCCTGAGACCGGCAAGGTGCTCGAGCAACTCGACCTGCCCGCCGGCACGATGGTTTCAGGATTGGAATCCGACGGCGGTGACCGCCTGTTCTGCGGCGGCGGCAGTCGCGGGAATGTGAGAGCGGTCCGCCGTCCCCGGCGCGGCTGA
- a CDS encoding helix-turn-helix domain-containing protein produces the protein MESLITAAARALEAGDPLGALNRVALRNDAPSLALRGIAMAQLGDLPKAKTLLRSAARAFGPREAVARARCVVAEAEIALVSRDLSWPAKTLAAARATLGQHGDLANAAHAGHIEARRLLLIGRLDEAERTLAELVTCPLPPASQVVRELVRAGIAIRRLTTKDARAALGRAERAARQAGIAALTAEVESTRLVLDTPAARLIARGEARPLRLEEVEELAASGALVVDTFHNAVRRRITVVPLGTRPVLFALARILAQAWPADVSREALITGAFQARHVDESHRARLRVEIGRLRAKLRPLAAISATRQGFALAPRRTQEVFVLARPVEEKHATVLAFLSDGEPWSSSALALALGSSARTVQRALDELARANKVQSFGQGRARRWMTPPVPGFPTGLLLPGPLLKT, from the coding sequence ATGGAGTCGCTGATCACGGCCGCCGCGCGCGCGCTCGAGGCCGGCGATCCGCTCGGCGCGCTGAACCGCGTTGCGCTGCGCAACGACGCGCCGTCGCTGGCGCTGCGCGGCATCGCGATGGCGCAGCTCGGCGATCTTCCGAAAGCGAAGACGCTGCTGCGCAGCGCCGCGCGCGCCTTCGGTCCGCGCGAGGCGGTGGCGCGCGCCAGATGCGTCGTGGCCGAAGCCGAGATCGCGCTGGTCTCGCGCGACCTGAGCTGGCCGGCGAAGACGCTCGCCGCGGCGCGAGCCACGCTCGGCCAGCACGGCGACCTCGCCAATGCGGCTCATGCCGGCCACATCGAGGCACGCCGTCTCCTCCTCATCGGGCGCCTCGACGAGGCCGAGCGCACGCTGGCCGAGCTGGTCACCTGCCCGCTTCCGCCGGCGTCGCAAGTCGTCCGCGAGCTCGTGCGCGCGGGCATCGCCATCAGGCGGCTCACGACGAAAGATGCGCGCGCGGCGCTCGGCCGCGCGGAGCGCGCCGCACGGCAGGCCGGCATCGCCGCGCTCACGGCCGAAGTCGAAAGCACGAGGCTCGTTCTCGACACGCCCGCGGCACGCTTGATCGCGCGCGGCGAGGCACGGCCGCTGCGGCTCGAAGAGGTCGAGGAGCTGGCGGCCTCCGGGGCGCTCGTCGTGGACACGTTCCACAACGCCGTTCGCAGACGGATCACGGTCGTCCCGCTCGGAACGCGGCCGGTGCTGTTCGCGCTCGCCCGCATCCTCGCGCAGGCATGGCCGGCGGATGTCTCGCGCGAGGCGCTGATCACTGGGGCGTTTCAGGCCAGGCACGTGGATGAATCGCATCGCGCCCGCTTGCGCGTCGAGATCGGCCGCCTCCGCGCCAAGCTTAGGCCTCTCGCCGCGATCAGCGCGACCAGGCAGGGCTTTGCGCTGGCACCGCGGAGGACGCAGGAGGTGTTCGTGCTGGCACGGCCGGTCGAGGAGAAGCACGCGACCGTCCTCGCCTTTCTCTCCGATGGCGAGCCGTGGTCGAGCTCGGCGCTCGCGCTGGCGCTCGGCAGCAGCGCGCGCACGGTGCAGCGGGCGCTCGACGAGCTGGCACGCGCGAACAAGGTGCAATCGTTCGGACAAGGCCGCGCGCGGCGCTGGATGACCCCGCCCGTCCCCGGTTTCCCGACAGGCTTGTTACTCCCCGGACCGCTGCTGAAGACGTAA
- a CDS encoding DUF899 domain-containing protein produces the protein MMTSVENAGTNAAMQTPPVVSPQDWEAARQQLLVKEKAQTRARDALAAERRRMPWMAVAKTYAFEGPGGKVGLADLFQGRRQLIVYRAFFESGVFGWPDHACRGCSMVADQVADVAHLNARDTTLVFASRAPQADIIRLKQRMGWTMPWVTITDSFDADFGVDEWHGTNVFYRDGTGIFRTYFVKSRGDEQMGGTWNYLDITPLGRQEVWEDSPKGYPQTPTYKWWNWHDSYTDGAAPDKRWVEVTDAGEKAFRQEAAEGRD, from the coding sequence ATGATGACATCAGTTGAAAACGCAGGAACCAACGCCGCCATGCAAACACCGCCGGTGGTGTCGCCGCAGGACTGGGAGGCAGCCCGTCAGCAACTGCTCGTGAAGGAAAAGGCGCAGACCCGCGCCCGCGACGCGCTCGCCGCCGAGCGCCGGCGCATGCCATGGATGGCAGTCGCCAAAACCTATGCGTTCGAGGGGCCCGGCGGCAAGGTCGGTCTGGCCGATCTGTTCCAGGGCCGGCGGCAGCTGATCGTCTACCGTGCCTTCTTCGAGTCCGGCGTGTTCGGCTGGCCCGATCACGCCTGCCGCGGCTGCTCCATGGTGGCCGACCAGGTCGCCGATGTCGCTCACCTGAACGCGCGCGACACCACGCTGGTGTTCGCCTCGCGCGCGCCGCAGGCCGACATCATCAGGTTGAAGCAGCGGATGGGCTGGACCATGCCGTGGGTCACCATCACCGACAGTTTCGACGCCGATTTCGGTGTCGACGAATGGCACGGCACCAACGTGTTCTATCGCGACGGCACGGGCATTTTCCGTACCTATTTCGTCAAGAGCCGCGGCGACGAGCAGATGGGCGGCACCTGGAACTACCTCGACATCACGCCGCTCGGCCGGCAGGAAGTCTGGGAGGATTCGCCGAAAGGCTATCCGCAGACGCCGACCTATAAATGGTGGAACTGGCACGACAGCTACACGGACGGTGCAGCGCCCGACAAGAGATGGGTGGAGGTCACCGACGCCGGCGAGAAGGCGTTCCGCCAGGAGGCCGCGGAAGGACGTGACTAA